A region from the Oceanidesulfovibrio marinus genome encodes:
- a CDS encoding AAA family ATPase — MKPTQIISALELLLEIQQPVFLWGAPGVGKSQVVAQVAADHDMELIDIRAVLLDPVDLRGIPRIDEAGNAVWCPPSFLPRQGRGILFLDELNTAPPLVQAACYQLILDRKLGEYALPEGWTIVAAGNRESDRAVTHRMPSALANRMIHLDFDPDLDDWLAWAERSGVDPRLRAFLRFRPKLLHAFDPRKSEKAFPSPRSWEFASRIIAAGRPAAITHALLKGAVGEAAAAECIGFLNIYNELPDAETMLTNPSTVRIPEDPAVIYAMCESVAREASDRTMPGLAVLASRMPVEFSVLLMRDAAAVEPSIVETEAFQGWARDNHEVLVS; from the coding sequence ATGAAACCGACTCAGATTATTTCCGCCCTGGAGCTGTTGCTGGAAATTCAGCAGCCCGTGTTTCTCTGGGGCGCGCCCGGAGTGGGCAAGAGCCAGGTCGTGGCCCAGGTCGCGGCCGATCATGACATGGAGCTGATCGACATCCGCGCGGTCCTGCTCGATCCTGTAGATCTGCGGGGCATCCCGCGCATCGACGAGGCCGGCAACGCCGTGTGGTGCCCACCCTCGTTCCTGCCTCGGCAAGGCCGGGGCATCCTCTTTCTCGACGAGCTGAACACGGCACCGCCCTTGGTGCAGGCCGCATGCTACCAGCTCATCCTGGACCGCAAGCTCGGGGAGTACGCGCTGCCCGAAGGCTGGACCATCGTGGCCGCGGGCAACCGCGAAAGCGACCGGGCCGTGACCCATCGCATGCCCTCGGCCCTGGCCAACCGGATGATCCACCTCGACTTCGACCCGGATCTGGACGACTGGCTGGCCTGGGCGGAGCGCAGCGGCGTGGACCCCAGGCTACGGGCGTTCCTGCGTTTCAGGCCCAAGTTGCTGCACGCTTTCGACCCCAGGAAGAGCGAGAAGGCTTTCCCTTCGCCGCGTTCCTGGGAGTTCGCCTCGCGCATTATTGCCGCAGGCCGGCCTGCAGCAATAACCCATGCGCTGCTCAAGGGCGCAGTGGGCGAGGCCGCCGCAGCGGAGTGCATCGGGTTCCTCAACATCTACAACGAGCTGCCGGACGCGGAAACCATGCTGACCAATCCGTCCACGGTACGCATTCCCGAGGACCCGGCCGTGATCTACGCCATGTGCGAGTCTGTGGCACGCGAGGCCTCGGACCGGACCATGCCCGGCCTCGCCGTGCTGGCGTCGCGCATGCCTGTGGAATTCAGCGTGCTGCTCATGCGCGACGCCGCCGCCGTGGAGCCGTCCATTGTTGAGACGGAAGCCTTCCAGGGTTGGGCGCGGGACAACCACGAGGTTCTGGTTTCGTGA
- a CDS encoding ABC transporter substrate-binding protein translates to MKSGSIAKLLAILFAAAIFLQAAPLLAADQELNVIAAYNAKDDIFNKFSEDTGIKVNMLDMSSGEVLARMRAEKGRPLADVWFGGGVDAFIAAKNDGLLEQYSSPQAEYILDKYKDPDGYWTGISLVTVDFVVNKGVLEEKGIPVPETWQALTGPDFKGEISMSNPSISGTAYFILYSLLSAKGMDDGWDFFAKLDANIPFYAKRGSEPPQRAAMGEAIVGLAPGVWPELQAQGYPITYVYPKDGIPWWPAPVAIFKDAKNLDAAKALVDWALSKEGQEYLKSKDPRFPTRNDVAPPEELKDVDTSNFIPMDFVKAGAERAEVVKKWQEKFSK, encoded by the coding sequence ATGAAATCCGGATCAATTGCCAAATTGCTGGCAATTCTTTTCGCTGCAGCCATTTTTCTGCAGGCCGCGCCGCTGCTGGCCGCAGACCAGGAGCTCAACGTCATAGCGGCCTACAATGCCAAGGACGACATCTTCAACAAGTTCAGCGAAGACACAGGCATCAAAGTGAACATGCTGGACATGTCCTCGGGCGAAGTTCTGGCCCGGATGCGCGCGGAAAAGGGTCGCCCCCTGGCTGACGTCTGGTTTGGCGGCGGCGTGGACGCTTTTATCGCCGCCAAGAACGACGGGCTGCTGGAGCAGTACAGCTCTCCCCAGGCAGAGTACATCCTGGATAAGTACAAGGACCCGGACGGCTACTGGACCGGCATATCCCTGGTCACTGTCGATTTCGTGGTCAACAAGGGGGTTCTGGAAGAAAAAGGCATCCCGGTGCCCGAGACGTGGCAGGCCCTGACCGGTCCGGATTTCAAGGGCGAGATTTCCATGTCCAACCCCTCCATCTCCGGTACGGCCTACTTCATTCTCTACAGCCTGCTTTCGGCAAAAGGAATGGACGACGGCTGGGATTTCTTCGCCAAGCTCGATGCAAACATCCCCTTCTATGCCAAGCGAGGCTCCGAACCGCCCCAGCGCGCCGCCATGGGAGAGGCCATCGTAGGGCTCGCCCCAGGTGTCTGGCCCGAGCTCCAGGCCCAGGGCTACCCCATTACCTACGTCTACCCGAAGGACGGCATCCCCTGGTGGCCTGCGCCCGTCGCGATCTTCAAGGACGCCAAGAACCTTGACGCAGCAAAGGCCCTGGTAGACTGGGCCCTCTCCAAAGAGGGGCAGGAGTACCTCAAGAGCAAGGACCCGCGCTTCCCCACGAGAAACGATGTCGCGCCCCCTGAAGAGCTCAAGGACGTCGACACCTCCAACTTCATTCCCATGGACTTTGTCAAAGCTGGTGCGGAACGGGCCGAGGTTGTCAAAAAGTGGCAGGAAAAATTCAGCAAGTAA
- a CDS encoding ABC transporter ATP-binding protein — translation MYLELKGIRKEYDGFPAVDQLDLQVHQGELLCILGPSGCGKSTTIGMVGGFIPPTEGAILLEGKDVTRLPPNVRPTCTVFQNYALFPHMTVLKNVVYGLKFRKIPKKEALKRGERMLEAMDLYDLRSRKATMLSGGEQQRVALARSMILEPKVLLLDEPLSNLDAKLRFHLRRGIKELQERTGVTMFYVTHDQEEALGLSDRMVVMNRGRIEQTGPPESLYTRPATSFVAEFLGRVCVVRENGRRLMVRPEDMFFADPPGRFTGRVQQRLFSGPITTYFVNVGQERPFEVDVLSNADSQRDIGETVYIDWRRDMSVGA, via the coding sequence ATGTATCTGGAACTGAAGGGCATACGCAAGGAGTACGACGGCTTTCCGGCTGTGGATCAGCTCGACCTCCAGGTGCATCAGGGCGAGCTCCTCTGCATCCTCGGCCCCAGCGGCTGCGGCAAAAGCACCACCATCGGAATGGTAGGCGGATTCATCCCTCCCACAGAGGGCGCCATACTGCTCGAAGGCAAGGACGTCACCCGGCTGCCGCCCAACGTGCGCCCCACCTGCACCGTGTTCCAGAACTACGCCCTGTTTCCGCACATGACGGTGCTCAAGAACGTTGTGTACGGGTTAAAGTTCCGCAAAATACCTAAGAAAGAAGCTCTCAAGCGCGGGGAGCGCATGCTGGAGGCCATGGACCTGTACGACCTGCGCTCTCGCAAGGCGACCATGCTCAGCGGCGGCGAACAGCAACGGGTTGCCCTGGCGCGGTCCATGATCCTCGAACCCAAGGTCCTGCTCCTGGACGAGCCGCTCAGCAACCTGGACGCGAAGCTGCGCTTCCATCTGCGCAGGGGCATCAAGGAGCTTCAGGAGCGTACCGGCGTCACTATGTTCTACGTCACCCACGACCAGGAAGAGGCGCTGGGCTTGTCCGACCGCATGGTGGTCATGAACAGAGGCCGCATCGAGCAGACAGGGCCGCCGGAATCGCTCTACACACGGCCGGCGACCTCTTTTGTGGCTGAATTTCTGGGCAGGGTCTGCGTTGTCCGGGAAAACGGCAGACGTCTCATGGTGCGCCCGGAGGACATGTTCTTTGCCGATCCTCCAGGTCGCTTCACCGGCCGTGTACAGCAACGCCTGTTCAGCGGCCCTATCACCACCTATTTCGTGAACGTTGGGCAGGAGCGCCCTTTTGAGGTGGACGTGCTCAGCAACGCGGACAGCCAGCGAGACATCGGCGAGACGGTCTACATCGACTGGCGGCGGGATATGAGCGTGGGCGCCTGA
- a CDS encoding class I SAM-dependent methyltransferase, giving the protein MNQQLHGVSETMLIPLWARAEETRRKHPIIRDEKAVTIVQGMDYDFGKFRNAWLTQVGVSVRSMLLDDAAERFLRLRKNVVVINLGAGLDTRFERLNCEAVAHWYDVDVPEGIALRRRYFSEGPNNTFIAASMFDKSWLDAVEDSGEHVLIIAEGLLMYFTEDELKPLFRRLAERFPHAEMLIELLPPFLVGKGKKHESVSKVGDAPEFKWSPRKTRDLETWHNAIQFVEEWNLYDYHKGRWKWFGYLGRMPVLRPRLACRIARLRFS; this is encoded by the coding sequence ATGAATCAACAATTACACGGTGTATCGGAAACCATGCTCATCCCCCTGTGGGCGCGGGCAGAGGAGACGCGGCGCAAACATCCCATCATCCGGGATGAGAAGGCCGTCACAATAGTTCAGGGCATGGACTACGACTTCGGCAAGTTCAGGAACGCCTGGCTCACGCAAGTCGGGGTCTCGGTGCGCTCCATGTTGCTGGACGACGCGGCCGAGCGGTTCCTGCGTCTGCGCAAAAACGTTGTGGTGATCAATCTCGGAGCCGGCCTGGATACGCGGTTCGAGCGCCTGAACTGCGAGGCCGTGGCCCATTGGTACGACGTGGATGTACCCGAGGGCATCGCGTTGCGGCGCAGGTACTTTTCCGAAGGGCCCAACAACACGTTTATCGCCGCGTCCATGTTTGACAAAAGCTGGCTCGATGCTGTGGAGGATTCCGGCGAGCATGTGCTGATCATCGCGGAAGGGCTGCTCATGTATTTCACGGAAGATGAGCTCAAGCCGCTTTTCCGGCGGCTCGCCGAGCGTTTTCCCCATGCTGAGATGCTCATCGAGTTGCTGCCCCCATTCCTTGTCGGCAAGGGCAAGAAGCATGAATCGGTCAGCAAGGTGGGCGATGCACCGGAGTTCAAATGGAGCCCCAGGAAAACGCGGGATCTGGAAACGTGGCACAACGCCATCCAGTTTGTAGAGGAGTGGAATCTGTACGACTACCACAAGGGGCGTTGGAAATGGTTCGGCTACCTCGGCCGGATGCCCGTGCTGAGGCCGCGGCTGGCGTGCAGGATCGCGCGGCTGCGTTTCTCATGA
- a CDS encoding vWA domain-containing protein codes for MNQAARTKMIKARSELVLDQPFFAHLALRLDLQEDPTCRTAWSDGRVLAYNPAYIEVMPLAKVKGLQCHEVLHLACGHHLRRGDRDKAMWNKACDYAINPILLDAGMELPGGYLDDPAHHGKSADAIYANLVDREESKGGAESGPEQETDAGEEAEGGTGASSGDGSECSEAGDDSAEGDGEQGAAAAAAGDEGEAPAEDAQGNDPGMTGEVRDAPPENGTNDGGADRTGEEESLQVAVAQALHKARESGELPGTLERLLSEALSPSLSWRELLRRFLDNAARNDFSWVRPNRRYLHAGLYLPGLESEELADVAVAVDVSGSITQPELDSFAAELSAVLEEFDATLTVFTCDAALTTQQKLARWDLPLDFAATGGGGTDFRPPFEQLQVDDEAPACLVYFTDMECDRFPEEPDYPVLWVTPNTDHAQPPFGEVVLMEACS; via the coding sequence GTGAACCAGGCCGCCCGCACCAAGATGATCAAGGCCAGGAGCGAGCTGGTGCTGGACCAGCCGTTCTTTGCGCATCTGGCCCTGCGGCTGGATCTGCAAGAGGACCCGACCTGCCGCACCGCATGGTCCGACGGCCGCGTCCTGGCCTACAACCCGGCGTACATCGAGGTCATGCCCCTGGCCAAGGTCAAGGGGCTGCAATGCCATGAGGTGCTGCACCTGGCCTGCGGCCATCACCTGCGCCGCGGCGACCGGGACAAGGCCATGTGGAACAAGGCCTGCGACTACGCCATCAACCCCATCCTGCTCGACGCCGGCATGGAACTGCCCGGCGGCTACCTGGACGATCCGGCGCACCACGGCAAGAGCGCGGACGCCATCTACGCCAATCTGGTGGACCGGGAGGAAAGCAAGGGCGGGGCCGAGTCCGGCCCGGAGCAGGAAACGGACGCCGGAGAAGAGGCCGAGGGAGGGACCGGCGCATCGAGCGGCGACGGCTCCGAGTGCTCGGAGGCAGGCGACGATTCGGCCGAGGGAGATGGCGAGCAGGGCGCAGCGGCAGCTGCCGCCGGAGACGAGGGCGAAGCGCCAGCCGAGGATGCGCAGGGCAACGATCCGGGCATGACCGGCGAGGTGCGCGACGCCCCGCCCGAAAACGGAACAAACGACGGCGGCGCGGACAGGACCGGCGAGGAGGAGTCCTTGCAGGTCGCCGTGGCCCAGGCACTGCACAAGGCCCGGGAGTCCGGCGAGCTGCCCGGCACGCTGGAGCGGCTGCTCAGCGAAGCGTTGTCGCCGTCCCTGAGCTGGCGGGAGCTGCTCCGTCGTTTTCTGGACAATGCCGCGCGCAACGACTTCTCCTGGGTCCGTCCGAATCGCCGCTATCTGCACGCCGGGCTCTATCTGCCCGGCCTGGAGAGCGAGGAGCTGGCAGACGTGGCCGTTGCCGTGGACGTTTCCGGCAGCATCACCCAGCCCGAGCTGGACAGCTTCGCGGCCGAGCTGTCCGCCGTGCTCGAAGAGTTCGACGCCACGCTCACCGTATTCACCTGCGATGCAGCCCTGACCACGCAGCAGAAGCTGGCCCGCTGGGACCTGCCTCTGGACTTCGCGGCCACGGGCGGTGGGGGCACGGACTTCCGCCCGCCCTTCGAACAGTTGCAGGTGGACGACGAGGCCCCGGCCTGCCTTGTCTACTTTACGGATATGGAATGCGACAGGTTCCCGGAGGAACCGGATTACCCGGTGCTCTGGGTAACTCCGAATACAGACCACGCACAGCCGCCCTTCGGGGAGGTCGTGCTTATGGAGGCGTGCTCGTAG
- a CDS encoding ABC transporter permease, with the protein MFILWPVLAVFFQSIIIDGRLDFSEYTHLFTNEMGLLGNSVLVSTLSTLLSVMLGTCVSLYLTHTRLPGKRLVFGVLLLSIISPPFVSSLVYIMLFGRRGLVTHKMLGLTLDPYGWHGVVLMQTAGFTALAALLILGVLHRVDRDQEYAAYDLGASSFHALTGVTLPLAMPGLLVAGVVVFIRSLSDFGTPIIIGGRFSVLSTEAYLSVVGLYNMPRAAAMSITLLIPALAAFLIYRRLMTGRSYGSSTPRFEHGAERMPLSPLLLWFLAMVTWGYIGFEILKYATILAGSFTRTWGLDFTPTLKHFETLSASKLSSFFRSLRYAFIAGIAGAAMGAVLAYVLERKRPIGARFFDFIADFPYIIPGPFFGIAYILAFHNPPLMLTGTAFIVVANCVYRQLPISIKSGVAVLKQCRPEIEAGARDLGAKERNVFLDIVTPLMKPAILIAFINTFTMTMITIGAIIFLISPDTKVATVEMFGEIKRGRIGAASALANMIIVTVLAVNLLFSWLYLRKRKQ; encoded by the coding sequence GTGTTCATTCTCTGGCCGGTGCTGGCAGTCTTTTTCCAAAGCATAATCATCGATGGCCGGCTGGATTTCAGCGAGTACACGCACCTCTTCACCAACGAGATGGGTCTGCTCGGCAACAGCGTACTCGTCTCCACCCTCTCCACGCTTCTGTCCGTGATGTTGGGGACCTGCGTGTCCCTGTATCTGACCCACACGCGGCTGCCGGGCAAACGGCTCGTGTTCGGGGTTCTGCTTCTGTCGATCATCTCCCCGCCTTTCGTCTCTTCCCTGGTCTACATCATGCTTTTTGGCCGGCGCGGGCTGGTGACGCACAAGATGCTGGGCCTGACCCTCGATCCATACGGCTGGCACGGCGTGGTGCTGATGCAGACTGCGGGGTTCACGGCCCTGGCCGCATTGTTGATCCTCGGCGTGCTGCACCGCGTGGACCGCGACCAGGAATACGCAGCCTATGACCTGGGCGCGTCAAGCTTCCATGCCCTGACGGGCGTCACCCTCCCCCTGGCAATGCCCGGCCTGCTTGTGGCCGGCGTGGTGGTCTTCATCCGGTCGCTTTCCGACTTCGGAACGCCCATCATCATCGGGGGACGGTTCTCCGTTCTCTCCACAGAGGCCTACCTCAGCGTCGTCGGGCTCTACAACATGCCCCGAGCCGCAGCCATGAGCATCACACTGCTCATACCGGCCCTGGCAGCTTTTCTGATCTACCGCCGGCTCATGACGGGGCGCAGCTACGGCAGCAGCACCCCCCGATTTGAGCACGGCGCCGAGCGCATGCCGTTGTCCCCCCTGTTGCTGTGGTTCCTCGCCATGGTCACCTGGGGGTATATCGGCTTTGAAATACTCAAGTACGCAACCATCCTCGCAGGGTCATTCACGAGGACGTGGGGGCTGGACTTCACACCCACCCTGAAGCATTTCGAGACACTCAGCGCGAGCAAGCTCAGCAGCTTTTTCCGCAGTCTGCGCTACGCCTTTATTGCAGGCATCGCAGGCGCCGCCATGGGCGCGGTGCTGGCCTACGTGCTTGAGCGCAAACGGCCTATCGGCGCCAGGTTCTTCGACTTCATCGCGGACTTCCCCTACATCATCCCCGGGCCGTTCTTCGGCATCGCCTACATTCTGGCCTTCCACAATCCTCCGCTGATGCTCACCGGCACCGCCTTTATCGTGGTGGCCAACTGTGTCTACCGGCAACTGCCGATCAGCATCAAATCCGGGGTGGCCGTGCTCAAACAATGTCGCCCCGAAATCGAGGCCGGAGCCAGGGACCTGGGCGCTAAGGAGAGGAACGTGTTTCTGGACATCGTGACGCCGCTCATGAAGCCGGCGATCCTGATCGCCTTCATCAACACCTTCACCATGACCATGATCACCATCGGCGCCATCATTTTCCTGATCTCTCCGGACACCAAGGTGGCCACCGTGGAAATGTTCGGCGAAATCAAACGCGGGCGTATCGGTGCGGCGTCGGCCCTGGCGAACATGATCATCGTCACTGTCCTGGCCGTGAACCTGCTCTTTTCCTGGCTCTATCTGCGGAAAAGGAAACAATAG